GTCCCGGGTTCCGAGTCCCGGGTTCCGGGGGCGGCGGCTCACTCTTTCGTGGGTGCGGGGGAGGGGTGTGGGCCCGGGGCTTGAGTGTCGGGATTCGGGGGCCGGGATCCGGGTTCCGGGGTTCGAGCGGTGTGGGTTTCCGGGAGGGGAAAGAAGAAAGAGGGAGGGAGACCTTCCGCCCTCCCACCCCGTCACGGCCAGCAAGTATGACTATTCGTGAGCGAGTTGCGGCGGAGTGTCACGGCTGTTTACGGTGCCCCCAACGAATCGACCCCGACGCGGTGCTGACAACACCGGCCGGGGTCTCACCCCACGATCGAACGAGAGCGATCCTGTGGCTACCGAGCACCTTAGCCCTGCCCTGTCCGCGCCCGCAGTCTCGCGCCCTTATGCCAGGGCCCACGCCGGTTACGGCAAGCGCACGGCCCCGGAACAACGTCCGGCCCGCGCCGATGACTTCGCGCTGCTGCCGGAGCGGGAGCGGTACATCGCCGGGTATGTGGACCGGTTGCCCGACGGTGGTGCGATGGATGTGAAGACGCTGGCCAAGTCCCTTCCGCCGTACGGGCAGATGGCTGTCGGCAGTGCGCTGCGGGCCCTGGGGGTGGCCGGTCATCTGCGGCGCGTACGCTGCCGGGTCGTCGGCGGGGACGGGCAGAGCCGCTGGGTGACCCGTACCTACTGGTCCCATCAGGTACCCCGTCGGGATATGCCTACCGGGGCACCGTACACCGGTGGTTGGCGCGCGTGCTGAGAGTCGCCCAGACAGCACGAAGCCCCGCCCGGCGGCTGCCAGACGGGGCAGAGGACGGGCAGCGCGTCACTCCGGCGGGCTGCTGTATCGCTCCAACGTCGCCTTGCTGGTGGACCGATCGACTAGACGCAGCTCCCAAGGTCCTGTGTTCACGTCGAAGTCCTTCCCGAACCCGACCCACTTCCCGGCCATGCGGCGGCCGGTCGGCTCTACGAGGAGCTGAACTGCTCCGTGGTACCGGGCGCCGTTGTAGTAGCCGTCCGAAGCGGTCTGCTCGACCCACGACCCGGTGACCACGTTGCGGTCAACGGTCAGATCCAGCGTGAGCGGGCTGTCCGGGTTGCTGCTGGCCCCGGGCAGGCTCTGAGCGGTCAGCCGGTTCCCGTGCTGGACGATCACGACGTAGTGCTTGCCCTCGTACGTATCCGCCCGGCTGGATGAGTAGAACTCATAGCGGCTGAGCCACACACCCGAGAACGTCTCGTCAGTCGCCTGTACGGCCTTCTGCGCGCCTACGGAGGCGGAGGTGACCCCGCCTGCTCCTGCGTCCATGTCGTGCCCTCCCTTGCCGTCAGTGCGGACTCTTGCCATCGGTACCGGGAGCGTGAAGCCCAGAGCCTCCACCGGGCGACCGGTGACCCGCTCCAACGCCCTGGAGTACACACCCCGGGGTGTCTTGCTTGTTCCGGATTCCCAGCGCTGCACCAGGCGTTTCGAAGCCTCGTTGGGCTCTCCCAGTTCTTCGCCCGCTCGGCGGATGGCCTTGGCGAAGTCGTCTTGGCTTAAGCGCAGGCCGATACGAACGGCCCGCAGCACATCATTCGGCACCACGGCGGTCGTCGTCATGACGTCAAAGCTAGACCGAACCGACGTTCAATGACACCCAATTGACGCCCTTGGAGGCGTCATTGACGCCCCTCCGAGTGACACCCCGGCGACGCCCTTTCCGTCGTCGCTCTGCCCTACCTCCTGGCAGGAACATCAAGGCGAACCGAGGGCAGCCACGTGGGAGGCAAGCGGATGACGATGACCATGCGGGTATCCCGCGACGGCGGACGGACGTACGGCGGCGAAGTCGTCTACCCGTCCGACCGGACCGTGAAGCCGCTGACCCCCATGGCTTCCGCCATGTGGCCCGCCTGCGAATGCCCTCGGTGCACCAGCCCCGCTCACGCACCATCCGCAGGGAACGGCTACCGCCATCCCTTGACGAGGAAGGCACAGACGTGACGATCACGCAGTACAGCCCCACCGAAGTTCAGAGCCTCATCAGCCCGGAACTTCGGGCGCTGCTCATCAAGGACGTACGCAAGACCTGGCCCGACCTCACCGACGACCTCGGCGAGCGCGGTGTGAACCAGACGGTGGCCTTCCTGGCCACCAGCACCCGGAGCGATGAGCCGCTCACCCCGTCCCTTCGGGTGGACCTGTTCTGGCACGCCTTCGTGCAGCGCACCGTGCCCTACGTCGCCTTCTCCCGTTCCCTCGGCGTGGACTACATCCACCACGTCCCCGACGAGGACGAGGGCGGCTCGGACCCCGAGGCCGGCCGCTCCGCCATGGCCCTGACCACGGCTGCCATCCGTGCGGCCGGGTTCACGATCGACTCCGAGTTCTGGCCGAACGAGGGCGCGGCGGACTGCTCGCAGTGCCACGCTGGCTGCACCGACAGCCCCGTCGGCGGGAAGTAGCTCCACCCAGTCGGCCAGCCGCCCGGTTCCCCACGCCGGGCGGCTGTGCCCGTGAACGAGAACGGAAGCGAAGTGTCTGACACCCGTAGTGCTGCCTGGGATGAGTACGCGCAGACCAAGCCCCAGAGGCGCACGACGAACGCACGTGGCGAGTCCACATGGTTCAACTGGACGCAGTACGCCGACCACGGCCCCGGGGCTGAGGTACTTGCCCTGAAGCTGGGTGAGACCGCGCTTGACCTTGGCTGTGGCGCGGGCGGGAACGCGGCCCACCTCGCCAGCCTCGGCATGCGGGCCGTGGGCATCGACCTCTCCCCCAAGCAGCTCGCGAAGGCGCGGGACCGGTGGTCCGATGTGGACGGGATGGAGCTGCACCAGGGCGACGCACTCACATACCTGGGAGAGACCTACACAGTCTTCGATGCGATCTACAGCGTGTTTGGGGCGGGCTGGTTCTCGGACCCCGGCCTGTTGCTCCCGATCGTTCACGCGAACCTCAAGCCTGGCGGTGTGTTCGCCATGTCCCAGCGTCCCCCGGTCGAAGGGTGCTACGGCTGTCAGGCGTCGTACATCCCGCGCGGGCCTGATGAGGACCCCGCCGTCGTCAAGCGGTGGGACTACGAACCTGATCTGTGGGCGCTGATCCTCAAGGAACACGGCTACGTCGATGTATCAGCCTCCGTGATCGCCCCGCCCCCGGGGAGTCGGCGCACGGGCACCCTGTTCGTCCGGGGCGTCCGAGGAGACTAGGACTTGGTGGCATCAGCCGGAACCGACGAAGGCCCCCGACAGCCACCCATCAGGGCAGCCGCCGGGGGCGGTGTCGTCAGAAATGCTCCGGGCAGTCGCAGACGACTCCCAGGGCCGCCGGGTCCGGGGCGGTTCCGGCTTCGGCGTGGAACAGCGATGCGAAGAGTGGCCACAGCGGATGCACGCCGATCTCCCTGGGCTCCTCATCGGCCAACACGCAAGCCAGTTCCCTAAGACCGTGTCCTATGTGGTGATCCGGAGGAGTCGTTTGTAGCAGCAGAGTGCTGCGGCGAGGCCGAGGAAGGCCAGGTAGTTGCGGGGGTGGCGTTCGTAGCGGTGGTTGAGGCGGCGGTAGCCGGTCAGCCAGGACATGGTGCGCTCGATGACCCATCTGCGGCGTCCTAGCCGTTCGCTGGACTCGACTCCCTTGCGGGCGATACGGACCCCGATGTGCTTGCCCCATAGCCATTTCCGCAGGTGAGGGACGTCGTACGCTTTGTCCGCATGTAGACGCTGGGGCTTGAAGTAGCGGCCGCGGTGGGGGTTGTGTCTCGTTTGGTGGCCCTCGATCATGGGCTTCAGGGCGAGGCTGTCGTGGGTGTTCGCCGCGGTGAGGCCGACGAGGAGGGGCAGTCCGTTCGCGTCCGACAGGACGTGCATCTTGGAGCCCGGCTTGCCCCTGTCCACGGGGCTCGGACCTGTGAGTTCGCCCCCTTTTTAGCCCTCACGTGGGCGGAGTCGAGGACTGCCCGGGAGAGGTCGAGGAGGCCGGCGTCGTCCAGGCGGTGCAGGATCTCCTCGTGGAGCCGACCCCAGACACCGGCTCTCGACCAGATGAGGAATCTGCGGTGGGCTGTCGACTTCGATATCCCGAAGCACGGCGGCAGGGCCCGCCAGGCGCATCCGCTGACCAGGACGTAGATGATCGCGGCGAACAGCGTCTCATCAGGCGTGTCCTGCGTCCCGCCGCCCTGCGGCCTCACCCTCGACGGCGGGATCAGCGGCTCCGCGATCTCCCACAGCCCGTCCGGAACAATCCAACTCCACGTACCCCGCCCCATACCGAGCCCAACGAGCAAAGCCCACATAGGACACGGTCTAAGAAGCCATCTCATTTGGGCGACTCGGTAGTCTGTGAGTCATGGTGGGGATCGTTGAGCGGCTGGTGCCGGACGAGTTGTGGGCGTTGTTCCAGCGGGTGGTGCCGGAGGCGCCGTCGCGGCCGCAGGGTGGTGGTCGGCGTCGGTACGGCGACCGGGAAGTACTGGCGGCGATCGTCTTCGTGGCCACGTCAGGTTGTACCTGGCAGCAGCTGCCTTCGGCGTCGTTCGGCCCGTCCGGAGCGACCGCCCACCGGCGGTTCTCGGAATGGTCGAAGGCCAGGGTGTGGGCCAGGCTGCACCGCCTGGTCCTCGACGAACTCGGTGCCCGCGGCGAGCTTGACTGGTCAAGGTGCGCGATCGACTCGGTGAACATGCGAGCCCTGAAAAGGGGGACCTGACAGGTCCGAATCCTGTCGACCGGGGCACGTACGGCTCGAAGATCCACCTGATCACCGAACGGACCGGTCTGCCCGTATCCGTCGGCATCTCCGGGGCCAACCTGCACGACAGCCAAGCCCTGATACCCCTCGTGAAGGGCATCCCGCCGATCCGCTCACGCCGCGGACGGCGCCGGCGCAAGCCCGCCAAACTCCACGCCGACAAAGGATACGACTACGTCCACCTGCGGCGATGGCTACGCGAACGCGGCATCACCCACCGCATCGCACGCAAGGGAGTCGAGCCCTCCCAACGGCTGGGCCGCCACCGCTGGACCGTGGAACGCACCATGGCCTGGCTCGCCGGCTTCCGCCGACTCCACCGACGCTACGAACACAAGGCCGACCACTTCTTCGCCTTCACCAGCATCGCCTGCACCCTCATCTGCTACCGCCGACTCACCAAATGAGATGACTTCTTATCTGCGAGCGCACCAGAGCGAACGCTTTCGGGTCCTCAGCGAGGTACGCCTTTCCGTCCCGGCGTTCCATCACGTACGGGAAGGGTGCGCGACCGGCGATCCAGCGGCCCTGTTCCCGCCGCTCTGCGTGTGCCGCCGTAACGCGATCCTGGATCATCTCCCGTTCCCACTGAGCGAGAGCGGCCAGGATGGTGGCCACAAGGTGACCGCCGGGCGTGGACGTGTTCAGGGCCCCGTCAGCAGTCGCCAGGGTGACGCCGTGTTCCTCGGACCACGTGACCAGCTTCAGGAACTCCGACACGGAGCGTGCGAAGCGATCGAGCTTCCACGCGATCACGACGCGCGGGCGGTCCACGAGGATGCGGGCCATGCCTTCGGTGCGGGACTCCAGCGCGGACGCGCCGGACACGTCTTCGTCGATGTACTCAACGGCGGTGTCGGGGTCGAGTCCCAGGGCGACCGCCTGAGCGCGGCAGGCTCGGCGCTGGACCGCGAGGGATGAGGATTCATCCGAGGAGATCGACAGGCGGAGGCTGAAGGCAAGCTCAGGCCGGACGGGCGTGGGGTTCGCAAGGGCTGTCACATCAGCGCCGGAGCGGGTGACGTGCCTCTTGACGGGCGCAGACGGCTTCGGGGTGGTCATGCCCGGCGTCTGGGGTGCCGATTGCTTAGGCGTGCTGAGCTGCACGGATGCGCTGGGAGCGAGGGTCTTCGTCGTCATGCGTGTGCTGGAGCGCAAGGGTGTCCCCTGGATGTCCTAGGGGGGTACCCATTGGTCCCGTACCGCCCGCGACAGCGAGTGGTGGAACACCTTCACCCAGGGTGTCGCCCAGGCTGCCCCGGAGGCCGTTGCCCCGCAGCCCCGGGTGGTCGCGGGGTCTCCGGCGCCGGAAGTCCCCGCCGATCAGGAGGGGGCCGCTGTGCCGTCCCGCCCTGTCGTTCCGCGGCAGCGGCATGAGCAGCGGCAGGAGCAGGGGCCCGGAGCCGTCCTGCCGGGCGCCGTTGAGGCATCACCCGCTTACCTTGCCCTGGCCGGGCTGGGGCGTGCGGACGCGCGCCTGGGGTTGCCGGAGGAGGACTGCGCGGTGCTCGAAGGGCTGGCCGCCCGGTGGCTGGAGCGGGGTGTGGGCGCTGACTACCTCACCCGCGCCCTCACCGCCGGACTGCCCCCGCAGGTCGGCTCACCCGTCGGCTTCGTGCGTCGCCGCCTCACCGACAAGATGCCCCCGCGGCTGCCGGCCGCACCGCAGACGCCCGTGACGGGCACGGCTGTCCGGCGCGTGATGATGGAATGCACCGAGTGCGGTGTTCCCGGCCCGCCCGGAGCGCTGCCTGACGGCCTCTGCCGCGCCTGCCGCACCCCCGCACCGGGCACCGCCCCCGTGACTCCCGTCGAGGTGCCCGCCGGACGCGATGTGCACGCCCTCGTCGGCAGCCTCCGCGACCTGATGCGGAAACCCTGAGGGTCCGGTAGCCGCCTTGCGGGGGCGGGGCGGTGTCAGAAGTGGGTTCCGCCGTCGATGCGGATCTCGGTGCCGGTGACGAAGGCGCCGTCCTCGGACGCGAGCATCGCGACGACACCCGCCACCGCCTCGGGGCCGGCGAAACCGTTCCCGAGTGCGGGGGAGAGCTTCGCGAACAGGCTCATGTCGGCGTCCTGGGGCAGGCCGGGACCCTGGCTCTGCTTGCTCTCGCCGGAGGCGTCGGTCATGCCCGAGGAGATGGAGCCGGGCTGCACGGCGGTGAAGCGGATGCCCTGCTTGCCGTACTCGGAGGCCAGGGCGTGCGTCATGGACTGGATGCCGCCCTTGCTCGCCGCGTAGGCCGCCATGTAGGGGTGGGCGAACATCGCGGACGTGGAGCTGAAGTTGACCACGGCGGGGGCGTGGCCCTCCAGGAGTGCGGGTATCGCCTCGCGGACCATCAGGAAGGTGCCGGTGAGG
This DNA window, taken from Streptomyces nitrosporeus, encodes the following:
- a CDS encoding helix-turn-helix domain-containing protein yields the protein MTTTAVVPNDVLRAVRIGLRLSQDDFAKAIRRAGEELGEPNEASKRLVQRWESGTSKTPRGVYSRALERVTGRPVEALGFTLPVPMARVRTDGKGGHDMDAGAGGVTSASVGAQKAVQATDETFSGVWLSRYEFYSSSRADTYEGKHYVVIVQHGNRLTAQSLPGASSNPDSPLTLDLTVDRNVVTGSWVEQTASDGYYNGARYHGAVQLLVEPTGRRMAGKWVGFGKDFDVNTGPWELRLVDRSTSKATLERYSSPPE
- a CDS encoding IS5 family transposase (programmed frameshift), with the translated sequence MGRGTWSWIVPDGLWEIAEPLIPPSRVRPQGGGTQDTPDETLFAAIIYVLVSGCAWRALPPCFGISKSTAHRRFLIWSRAGVWGRLHEEILHRLDDAGLLDLSRAVLDSAHVRAKKGGELTGPSPVDRGKPGSKMHVLSDANGLPLLVGLTAANTHDSLALKPMIEGHQTRHNPHRGRYFKPQRLHADKAYDVPHLRKWLWGKHIGVRIARKGVESSERLGRRRWVIERTMSWLTGYRRLNHRYERHPRNYLAFLGLAAALCCYKRLLRITT
- a CDS encoding IS5 family transposase (programmed frameshift), with amino-acid sequence MVGIVERLVPDELWALFQRVVPEAPSRPQGGGRRRYGDREVLAAIVFVATSGCTWQQLPSASFGPSGATAHRRFSEWSKARVWARLHRLVLDELGARGELDWSRCAIDSVNMRALKKGDLTGPNPVDRGTYGSKIHLITERTGLPVSVGISGANLHDSQALIPLVKGIPPIRSRRGRRRRKPAKLHADKGYDYVHLRRWLRERGITHRIARKGVEPSQRLGRHRWTVERTMAWLAGFRRLHRRYEHKADHFFAFTSIACTLICYRRLTK
- a CDS encoding recombinase family protein, which translates into the protein MTTKTLAPSASVQLSTPKQSAPQTPGMTTPKPSAPVKRHVTRSGADVTALANPTPVRPELAFSLRLSISSDESSSLAVQRRACRAQAVALGLDPDTAVEYIDEDVSGASALESRTEGMARILVDRPRVVIAWKLDRFARSVSEFLKLVTWSEEHGVTLATADGALNTSTPGGHLVATILAALAQWEREMIQDRVTAAHAERREQGRWIAGRAPFPYVMERRDGKAYLAEDPKAFALVRSQIRSHLIW
- a CDS encoding SDR family NAD(P)-dependent oxidoreductase, which encodes MNRYEGRRALVTGGGSGIGQATVLRILAEGGQVVAADVSEAGLKDTYAKAGADAGRLTTVVVDIADEASVRSGVASALAALGGLDVLVNAAGILRSSHTHETSLADFTKVISVNLTGTFLMVREAIPALLEGHAPAVVNFSSTSAMFAHPYMAAYAASKGGIQSMTHALASEYGKQGIRFTAVQPGSISSGMTDASGESKQSQGPGLPQDADMSLFAKLSPALGNGFAGPEAVAGVVAMLASEDGAFVTGTEIRIDGGTHF
- a CDS encoding class I SAM-dependent methyltransferase; the encoded protein is MNENGSEVSDTRSAAWDEYAQTKPQRRTTNARGESTWFNWTQYADHGPGAEVLALKLGETALDLGCGAGGNAAHLASLGMRAVGIDLSPKQLAKARDRWSDVDGMELHQGDALTYLGETYTVFDAIYSVFGAGWFSDPGLLLPIVHANLKPGGVFAMSQRPPVEGCYGCQASYIPRGPDEDPAVVKRWDYEPDLWALILKEHGYVDVSASVIAPPPGSRRTGTLFVRGVRGD